The Faecalibacter bovis genome includes the window AAGCACCAGCTTTGTCGAAAGGTTTGAATTGATCGATGTAAAAATAAATTTCTTCATCAGATAAGTTAGCGAATGTTACCTTAGTTTCAGCTGTAAAAGTAACTTCTTTATCAACTGACTTTATCGTAACTGAAGTGTAAACAGAATGTGTATTATTACTTAAATTTTTTATCATTCTATAAGCATCTTCACGATTTTCAGGTTTTTCTAGCGATTCGTTATTTGCCCAAACGGTTGTATCAGATGTTATAATTATTTCGTTTGCTTTTAAATCTGAATATGCATTTGCTTTTTTGGCTGATAAATATTCTGTTATTTCGTTCGCTTTATAAATTTCACGGTTAAAAGATTCGTCAATATCTAAAGATAATGTTGAAAATTCTA containing:
- a CDS encoding Maf family nucleotide pyrophosphatase is translated as MLLQDKLKDKQIILASQSPRRRELLAGLGLEFSTLSLDIDESFNREIYKANEITEYLSAKKANAYSDLKANEIIITSDTTVWANNESLEKPENREDAYRMIKNLSNNTHSVYTSVTIKSVDKEVTFTAETKVTFANLSDEEIYFYIDQFKPFDKAGAYGIQEWIGYIGVKKIEGSYFNVIGLPVHQLYKELQKF